The genomic stretch TAGATAACTATTTTTTTAATATAATAAAATTATGAAAAAAGAATTATTTGTAGCAGGCGGATGCTTCTGAGGTGTTGAAGCATTCTTTTCAAGAATTAAAGGTATTTTAAGTGCACACGCTTATTACATTAATGGTGGTTTTGAAGGGGTGTCATACAAAGAAGTATGCACTACTTCAAAACATGTTGAAGCAGTTAAAATTACTTATGATCCTCAAATTATTAATGAAGAATTAATTTGAGAACTTTATTTAAAGATTATTAATCCATATTCTTTAAATAAACAAGGCGGTGATGAAGGAACCCAATATCGTGTTGGTATTTATTCTAATGATTCAAA from Mycoplasmopsis bovirhinis encodes the following:
- the msrA gene encoding peptide-methionine (S)-S-oxide reductase MsrA; translated protein: MKKELFVAGGCFWGVEAFFSRIKGILSAHAYYINGGFEGVSYKEVCTTSKHVEAVKITYDPQIINEELIWELYLKIINPYSLNKQGGDEGTQYRVGIYSNDSKLLNKFKSLNNEFILKEGKKNYIEFLPVSDQTLAEEYHQNYLIKNPTGYCHINLNAVPDKYLKDEFKNK